In Bacillota bacterium, the sequence GCCGGGGACTGGCTGTGGTACAGGAAATGGGGGCTGAGACCCAGTTGATCCAGGTAGCGGACATTCTCGCCGGCTTTGACCCACCCTTCTGCGATGCTTGCGCCAGCCCTTGTGAAGGCAGTTGCGGGGCCGGTAACAGGCTGGGCGAGGTTTTCGAACTGCTGCGCAGGGCCGACGGCATGCTGGTCGGGAGTCCGGTTTACTTTGGCTCAATCTCGGGCCAGTTAAAGGCATTCTGGGACAAAACCAGGGTGCTCCGCGGCGAAAAGGCCCTGTTAAATGTGGTCGGCGGGGGGGTTACGGTGGCAGGAGCCCGGTTCGGGGGGCAGGAAACCACCCTGAAAGCGATTCACGATCTGATGCTGGTGCAAGGGATGATTGTGGTAGGAGACGGCCACCGGGACTACGACTGCGGGCACCAGGGCGCCTGCGCCCAACGCCCGGCCGCCCAGGACGAAAACGGCATTAACCGCACGCTCATCCTGGCACGGCGGATTGTCGAGGTGGCCGGCGCCACGAAAAGTCTGAGGATCCGGCGCTAGGGGGTTTGCCTTTGAAAGAGTGGTCGTGCATCCAGAGCGAAATCGAGAGGCGAGAAGCTGCCTGTTTTTCCCGCTACGCGGTTTTAAGCACCCGCACCCGCGGGCGCCTTTTTCCGGAGGAACCGTGTCTTGTCCGCACCGAATTCCAGCGGGACCGCGACCGGATCATTCACTCCAAGGCCTTTCGCCGCCTGAAACACAAAACCCAAGTTTTCATTGCGCCAGAGGGGGACCATTACCGGACGCGGCTCACCCATACTTTGGAAGTTGCCCAGATCGCCCGTACCGTTGCCCGCGCCCTGAGGCTCAACGAAGACCTGACGGAAGCGATTGCGCTGGGGCACGACCTCGGCCACACCCCTTTCGGACACGCCGGGGAGGAGGCCTTAAATGAGGTATATCCTGAAGGGTTTCGCCACAATGAGCAGAGCCTCCGGATTGTGGAGAAATTGGAGGGAGAAAAGGGGCTCAACCTGACCTGGGAGGTTCGGGACGGGATCTTAAATCATACGGGGTCCGTCAGGCCGGCTACGCTTGAAGGCCAGGTTGTTAAGATTGCGGACCGCGTTGCCTATATTAACCATGATATTGATGACGCCATCCGGGCCGGCATCATCAGGCTTGAGGATTTGCCCCGGGAAAGCATCCGGGTCCTGGGGGACCGCCACAAGTCGAGAATCAACACCATGGTACTGGATTTAATTGAAAACAGTTGGGACAAGCCTGAGATAACGATGAGTGAGACTGTCAGGCAGGCAACAGATGAGCTTCGCAACTTTCTTTTTCATTATGTTTATATTGGGTCACTGGCCAAGAAGGAAGAACAAAAAGCGCGGCGAATTATTAAAATTTTATACCAGTATTACCTTGACAACCCGGCAGTTCTCCCCCCTGAACTGCTGAAGAAAACCGAAACCGCAGGGATCGCCAGGTGTGTTGCCGATTATGTGGCCGGGATGACAGACAGGTATGCGATTAAAACGTTCGAAAGGCTCTTTCTCCCCTTCCCCTGGTCAGATGTTTAATAAATTAGGAGAAGAATTACAAAGTTCCCGGTATCAAAAGAGGAGATGACAGGAAGGACAGCGAACTAAGTTAGGAGGCGATTGAAAAAGAACGGGTGGTTGTATGGTGGGGCCCATT encodes:
- a CDS encoding deoxyguanosinetriphosphate triphosphohydrolase, producing the protein MERREAACFSRYAVLSTRTRGRLFPEEPCLVRTEFQRDRDRIIHSKAFRRLKHKTQVFIAPEGDHYRTRLTHTLEVAQIARTVARALRLNEDLTEAIALGHDLGHTPFGHAGEEALNEVYPEGFRHNEQSLRIVEKLEGEKGLNLTWEVRDGILNHTGSVRPATLEGQVVKIADRVAYINHDIDDAIRAGIIRLEDLPRESIRVLGDRHKSRINTMVLDLIENSWDKPEITMSETVRQATDELRNFLFHYVYIGSLAKKEEQKARRIIKILYQYYLDNPAVLPPELLKKTETAGIARCVADYVAGMTDRYAIKTFERLFLPFPWSDV
- a CDS encoding flavodoxin family protein produces the protein MFILGINGSPNKDGNTAFLLRRGLAVVQEMGAETQLIQVADILAGFDPPFCDACASPCEGSCGAGNRLGEVFELLRRADGMLVGSPVYFGSISGQLKAFWDKTRVLRGEKALLNVVGGGVTVAGARFGGQETTLKAIHDLMLVQGMIVVGDGHRDYDCGHQGACAQRPAAQDENGINRTLILARRIVEVAGATKSLRIRR